TCTTGTTGCATGTAGCGCATCATCAACACGGTCTTTTTTCTCTTTCATTTCTACCTCGGAAGCAGCACCCACATAAAGAACAGCAACACCACCAGCCAACTTGGCTAAACGCTCTTGTAGTTTTTCCTTATCGTAATCAGATGTTGTTGTTTCAATCTGAGATTTAATTTGATTTACTCTCGTTTTGATATCCTTTGCAACACCACCGCCATTTACTACGGTTGTATTGTCTTTGTCTATTTGTACCTTCTCACAAGTACCCAACATATCAATAGTGGTATTGTCCAAAGAGAACCCTCTTTCCTCAGAAATAACGGTACCACCTGTTAGGATAGCGATATCCTCTAACATTGCTTTTCTGCGATCACCAAAGCCTGGAGCTTTTACAGCGGCAATTTTTAGAGAACCTCTTAGTTTGTTAACTACCAAAGTAGCTAAGGCTTCACCATCAACATCTTCTGCGATAATCAAAAGCGGTTTTCCAGATTGCGCTACCGGCTCTAAAACTGGAAGCAAATCTTTCATGGAAGATATTTTCTTGTCGAATAACAAGATATACGGGCTTTCCAATTCCGCTACCATTTTTTCAGAGTCCGTAACGAAGTAAGGAGAAAGGTAGCCTCTGTCAAATTGCATACCTTCAACAACGTCTACATAAGTATCCGTTCCTTTAGCTTCTTCAACAGTGATGACACCCTCTTTACCAACTTTTCCAAAAGCCTGAGCTATTAAATCGCCAATGGTATCGTCATTGTTCGCAGAGATAGAAGCAACTTGCTTTATCTTTTCTGAAGAATCACCTACTTTTTTAGATTGTTTTGATAAATCGGTAACGATAGCCTCAACAGCTTTGTCTATACCTCTCTTTAAATCCATTGGGTTAGCACCTGCTGCCACATTCTTAAGTCCTTCCTTAACGATAGCCTGTGCTAAAACAGTTGCGGTAGTAGTACCGTCACCTGCCAAATCGTTGGTTTTAGAAGCAACTTCTTTTACCATTTGTGCGCCCATATTCTCCAAAGCGTCCGCAAGCTCAATTTCTTTCGCTACCGTTACACCATCTTTGGTTACTTGTGGTGCACCAAAAGATTTGCTGATGATTACGTTTCTTCCTTTAGGTCCTAAAGTTACCTTCACTGCATTAGCCAATGCATCGACTCCTCTCTTGAGGCCATCTCTTGCGTCGATATCAAATTTTATGTCTTTTGCCATTTTGTGTTTTAGTTTTTAGCCTTTTGGCTGATTGCCTTGGGCTAGTATTTTAATTAGTGAATTAATTTGTAGTTGAGGCTATAGGCTAATAGCCAGAAGCCTAGA
This genomic window from Maribacter sp. MJ134 contains:
- the groL gene encoding chaperonin GroEL (60 kDa chaperone family; promotes refolding of misfolded polypeptides especially under stressful conditions; forms two stacked rings of heptamers to form a barrel-shaped 14mer; ends can be capped by GroES; misfolded proteins enter the barrel where they are refolded when GroES binds); the protein is MAKDIKFDIDARDGLKRGVDALANAVKVTLGPKGRNVIISKSFGAPQVTKDGVTVAKEIELADALENMGAQMVKEVASKTNDLAGDGTTTATVLAQAIVKEGLKNVAAGANPMDLKRGIDKAVEAIVTDLSKQSKKVGDSSEKIKQVASISANNDDTIGDLIAQAFGKVGKEGVITVEEAKGTDTYVDVVEGMQFDRGYLSPYFVTDSEKMVAELESPYILLFDKKISSMKDLLPVLEPVAQSGKPLLIIAEDVDGEALATLVVNKLRGSLKIAAVKAPGFGDRRKAMLEDIAILTGGTVISEERGFSLDNTTIDMLGTCEKVQIDKDNTTVVNGGGVAKDIKTRVNQIKSQIETTTSDYDKEKLQERLAKLAGGVAVLYVGAASEVEMKEKKDRVDDALHATRAAVEEGIVAGGGVALVRAKAVLTKVATENEDEATGLQIVARAIEAPLRTIVSNAGGEGSVVIAKILEGKGDYGYDAKSEKYVEMMKAGIIDPKKVTRVALENAASVSGMILTTECALTDIKEDAPAMPPMGGGGGMPGMM